The following are encoded in a window of Phragmites australis chromosome 22, lpPhrAust1.1, whole genome shotgun sequence genomic DNA:
- the LOC133905409 gene encoding large ribosomal subunit protein uL6m-like, which translates to MEAKFFRFLKLVGVGFKARSECQGRELFLKLGYSHEVQFTAPPAVRVFCFKPNIICCTGIDKDRVHQFAGAVRSCKPPEVYKGKGILYIDEVIKLKPGKKQKK; encoded by the coding sequence ATGGAAGCCAAGTTTTTCCGGTTTCTGAAGCTTGTTGGGGTTGGTTTCAAAGCAAGGTCAGAGTGCCAAGGCCGTGAGTTGTTTCTGAAACTGGGCTATAGCCATGAAGTGCAGTTCACTGCTCCACCTGCTGTTCGTGTCTTCTGCTTCAAACCCAACATAATATGCTGCACCGGCATTGACAAGGATAGAGTGCACCAGTTTGCGGGCGCTGTCCGAAGCTGCAAACCTCCAGAGGTGTACAAGGGGAAGGGCATATTGTACATTGATGAAGTTATCAAGCTGAAGCCAGGGAAGAAGCAAAAGAAGTGA
- the LOC133904372 gene encoding rho GTPase-activating protein 2-like yields the protein MMGVVVVSSAGCKGGGGGKRGSAGGGEEERRRRAVLELLLAAVRRSVVACRVERGSTGAGWPAEEEEDEETAAAALGEMEIGWPTDVRHVAHVTFDRFHGFLGLPAEFEVEMPCRVPSASASVFGVSAESMQCTYDGKGNSVPTILLLMQEKLYAQGGLKAEGIFRINPENDQEEHVRDQLNKGVVPEDIDVHCLASLIKAWFRELPEGVLDGLSPEQVLQSNSEGEFIELVTLLRPTQAALLNWAVELMSDVVEEEDLNKMNARNIAMVFAPNMTQMSDPLTALMHAVQVMNFLKTLILRTLRERDDAAMGEEYTPYSSPASSSRRYDAECFGSERDMDGSCELSDMHSQISRSGGQADYLVRYNTCFDSEQEVDDRLSEVEEGFLRRLERDLEAGRPEESSRKECKMNSEVVAMEDVELKGESKAVEKKEEGSESLK from the exons ATGATGGGGGTGGTGGTGGTCTCCAGCGCGGGGTgcaagggcggcggcggggggaaGAGGGGCTCCGCCGGCggaggggaagaagagaggcggcgtcgggcggtGCTGGAGCTGCTGCTCGCGGCCGTGCGGCGGTCCGTGGTGGCGTGCCGGGTGGAGCGTGGCAGCACCGGCGCCGGGTGGCCagcggaggaagaggaggacgaggaaaCGGCAGCGGCTGCGCTTGGGGAGATGGAGATCGGGTGGCCCACCGACGTCCGGCACGTTGCGCACGTCACCTTCGACCGCTTCCACGGCTTCCTCGGCCTTCCGGCCGAGTTCGAGGTCGAGATGCCCTGCCGCGTCCCCAGCGCCAG CGCCAGTGTATTTGGTGTATCGGCTGAATCAATGCAGTGCACCTACGACGGCAAGGGCAATTCTGTGCCAACGATATTGCTCCTCATGCAGGAGAAGTTGTATGCCCAGGGAGGCCTGAAG GCCGAGGGGATCTTTCGCATAAACCCGGAGAATGACCAAGAGGAACATGTGAGGGACCAGCTAAACAAAGGAGTCGTTCCTGAGGACATTGATGTTCACTGCTTGGCCAGCCTCATTAAG GCATGGTTCAGGGAACTTCCAGAAGGTGTGCTTGACGGCCTCTCCCCTGAGCAAGTGCTGCAATCCAATTCTGAAGGGGAATTCATCGAGCTTGTGACGCTGTTGCGCCCCACTCAGGCGGCGCTCCTCAATTGGGCCGTTGAGCTAATGTCTGACGTTGTCGAAGAGGAGGATCTGAACAAGATGAACGCCAGAAACATAGCCATGGTGTTTGCCCCCAACATGACACAG ATGTCAGATCCATTGACAGCCCTAATGCACGCTGTCCAAGTCATGAACTTTCTCAAGACATTGATCTTGAGGACGCTTCGGGAGCGCGATGATGCAGCTATGGGAGAGGAGTACACACCATACTCCTCTCCAGCATCATCCAGCAGGCGTTACGACGCTGAATGCTTTGGCAGCGAGCGGGACATGGACGGAAGCTGTGAGCTGAGCGATATGCACAGCCAGATCAGCAGGTCTGGAGGACAGGCGGATTATCTTGTGCGGTACAACACCTGTTTCGACAGCGAGCAAGAGGTCGATGATCGTCTGAGTGAAGTCGAAGAAGGGTTCTTGCGTCGGCTGGAGCGCGATCTGGAAGCGGGTAGACCGGAGGAAAGCTCAAGAAAAGAGTGCAAAATGAACTCAGAGGTGGTTGCCATGGAGGATGTCGAGCTGAAAGGTGAAAGCAAAGCcgtggagaagaaggaagagggtTCAGAGTCCCTGAAATGA